A genomic stretch from Pseudomonas sp. MUP55 includes:
- a CDS encoding ABC transporter ATP-binding protein yields the protein MMTETPAHHSLVSLHGIGKSYQLAGQRLSILNDVCLSIASGESCGILGASGSGKSTLLNILGLLDLPDCGQYHFAGHDIFNATPDELAALRNQQIGFVFQSFNLLPRLSALDNVALPLSYRGVSRHESVEQALRMLEQVGLAERAHHRPADLSGGQRQRVAIARALVGKPSVILADEPTGNLDSSTAQDIMNLLLALNREQQVTLIIVTHDAQIAERLERKILVRNGVVHEDLRP from the coding sequence ATGATGACAGAGACCCCCGCGCACCACAGCTTGGTTTCCCTGCACGGCATCGGCAAAAGCTATCAGCTTGCCGGGCAGCGCCTGTCCATTCTCAATGATGTGTGCCTGTCGATTGCCAGCGGCGAGAGCTGCGGCATCCTCGGTGCATCCGGTTCCGGCAAAAGCACCCTGCTCAATATCCTCGGCCTGCTGGATTTGCCCGACTGTGGCCAGTACCACTTTGCCGGCCACGACATTTTCAACGCCACGCCCGACGAACTGGCGGCACTGCGCAACCAGCAGATCGGTTTCGTGTTTCAGAGTTTCAACCTGTTGCCGCGCCTCAGCGCCCTCGACAACGTCGCACTGCCCCTGAGCTATCGCGGCGTGTCTCGTCACGAATCGGTGGAGCAGGCCTTGCGCATGCTCGAGCAGGTCGGCCTGGCCGAGCGTGCCCACCACCGCCCCGCCGACCTTTCCGGTGGCCAGCGCCAACGGGTCGCCATTGCCCGTGCATTGGTCGGCAAACCCTCGGTGATCCTCGCCGACGAACCCACCGGCAACCTCGACAGCAGCACCGCACAGGACATCATGAACCTGCTGCTGGCGCTCAATCGCGAGCAGCAGGTAACGCTGATCATCGTCACCCACGACGCGCAGATCGCCGAGCGGCTGGAGCGCAAGATCCTGGTGCGCAACGGTGTGGTGCACGAGGACCTGCGCCCATGA
- a CDS encoding TolC family protein, translating to MNRWLLLLALIGLPAMAADVVVTPSAPSTTRSGYDRGVSLNAQATTLTLGDAVYLGLRNNPAIRSAYLQRVAQKFDLRVAEDVFNPKLTLNSYYRGTRGSQDSARNANLAPSTSLLGEYGTRLSMAWTQQLNNANRAGRYRSDGLDLAVIQPLMRGAGWDATTAPLRLSRLAEQANRLNLKATVAQTISQIIATYRELLRAQEQQSIVQEALKRSTTLLEVNRALISAGRMAEFEIVQTEADIATQQLGVEEAQNQLDTSRLALLRLLALDLSTPIRATEALEARPMEIDRRQAFNLAQTQQPEYLAALLGSQQADLNLVIAKDSGRWQVDLVAGANQVRDAFDSDNGRTNNRTWDSYAGVQVQIPIGDISTRQAEVRARVNVEDQEIRITDARQELERNVNDVVRDLGTRWRQYEISQRAVELSRRKIEIEREKLSAGRSTNFQVLSFETDLRNAENARLNALIAYLNAQTQLDLTLGMTLESWEIALNDY from the coding sequence ATGAATAGATGGCTACTGCTGCTGGCGCTGATCGGCCTGCCCGCCATGGCGGCTGACGTGGTCGTCACACCTTCGGCGCCGAGCACCACCCGCAGCGGCTATGACCGGGGCGTATCGCTGAACGCCCAGGCGACAACGTTGACCCTGGGCGACGCGGTGTACCTGGGCCTGCGCAACAACCCGGCGATCCGCAGCGCTTACCTGCAGCGCGTGGCGCAAAAGTTCGACCTGCGGGTCGCCGAAGACGTGTTCAACCCTAAGCTCACCCTCAACAGTTACTACCGCGGCACCCGAGGCTCCCAGGACAGCGCGCGCAACGCCAACCTGGCACCGTCCACCAGCCTGCTCGGCGAGTACGGCACCCGCCTGAGCATGGCCTGGACCCAGCAACTGAACAACGCCAACCGCGCCGGCCGTTACCGCAGCGACGGCCTTGACCTGGCCGTCATCCAGCCGCTGATGCGCGGCGCCGGCTGGGACGCCACCACGGCGCCGCTGCGCCTGTCGCGCCTGGCGGAACAGGCCAACCGCCTCAACCTCAAAGCCACCGTGGCGCAGACCATCAGCCAGATCATCGCGACCTACCGCGAGTTACTGCGGGCCCAGGAGCAACAGTCGATCGTGCAGGAAGCGCTCAAGCGTTCCACTACGCTGCTGGAGGTGAACAGGGCGTTGATCAGCGCCGGACGCATGGCCGAGTTCGAGATCGTGCAGACCGAAGCCGATATCGCCACCCAGCAATTGGGCGTGGAGGAAGCGCAGAACCAACTGGATACCAGTCGCCTTGCCCTCCTGCGCCTGCTGGCCCTGGACCTGTCCACGCCGATTCGCGCCACCGAAGCCCTGGAGGCCAGGCCCATGGAAATCGACAGGCGCCAGGCGTTCAACCTGGCGCAAACCCAGCAACCGGAATACCTCGCCGCCCTGCTGGGCAGCCAGCAAGCCGACCTGAACCTGGTGATCGCCAAGGACTCCGGGCGTTGGCAAGTGGACCTGGTGGCCGGTGCAAACCAGGTGCGCGATGCCTTTGACAGCGACAACGGCCGTACCAATAACCGTACCTGGGACAGCTACGCCGGGGTACAGGTGCAGATCCCCATCGGTGACATCAGCACGCGCCAGGCCGAAGTTCGCGCGCGGGTGAATGTCGAGGACCAGGAGATCCGCATCACCGACGCCCGCCAGGAGCTGGAACGCAACGTCAACGACGTGGTGCGCGACCTCGGCACCCGCTGGCGCCAATACGAAATCTCCCAGCGTGCCGTGGAGCTGTCGCGGCGCAAGATCGAGATCGAACGGGAAAAACTCAGCGCCGGGCGCTCCACCAACTTTCAGGTGCTGAGCTTCGAGACGGACCTGCGCAACGCCGAAAACGCGCGGCTCAATGCGCTGATCGCTTATTTGAACGCTCAGACCCAGCTGGACTTGACGCTGGGCATGACCCTGGAAAGCTGGGAAATCGCCCTCAATGACTACTAA
- a CDS encoding TetR/AcrR family transcriptional regulator has product MVAKKLSAPNITKTRLLDATEALFIKYGYDAVLLRQITERAQVNLAAVNYHFGDKDSLMKTLLMQRLEPLNEQRLELLARCEAEASGPLDCDTLLGVLFAPAMGLERSDPASGEGRSFIRFLGRVYSDTSPFIQEYLKVHYQPVFQRFFEAFALALPDLPRNELGVRLQFALKAISGVMAGTELRLLMNSMSLGRPATDAEVMAKLITLVSAAIRVPQQSAEAETALAKVLETQRAIREQATR; this is encoded by the coding sequence ATGGTCGCGAAGAAACTCAGCGCTCCAAACATCACCAAGACTCGACTGCTGGATGCGACAGAGGCTCTCTTTATCAAGTACGGATATGACGCGGTTTTATTACGGCAGATTACCGAGCGCGCCCAGGTCAACCTGGCTGCGGTGAACTATCACTTCGGGGACAAGGATTCCCTGATGAAAACCCTGCTGATGCAGCGCCTCGAACCGCTCAATGAGCAGCGTCTGGAGTTGCTGGCGCGTTGTGAAGCCGAGGCCAGCGGCCCGCTCGATTGCGATACGCTGTTGGGCGTACTGTTCGCCCCGGCCATGGGCCTGGAGCGCAGTGACCCCGCCAGTGGGGAAGGGCGTTCATTCATCCGGTTTCTCGGTCGTGTGTACAGCGACACCTCGCCGTTTATCCAGGAATACCTCAAGGTGCATTACCAGCCGGTGTTCCAGCGCTTTTTCGAAGCCTTTGCCCTGGCGCTGCCGGATTTGCCGCGCAATGAATTGGGCGTGCGCCTGCAATTTGCCCTCAAGGCGATTTCCGGGGTGATGGCTGGCACTGAATTGCGCCTGCTGATGAATTCCATGAGCCTGGGCCGCCCGGCCACGGATGCCGAAGTGATGGCCAAGCTCATTACCCTGGTATCGGCGGCCATCCGCGTGCCGCAGCAGAGCGCAGAGGCTGAGACGGCTTTGGCCAAAGTGCTGGAGACCCAGCGCGCGATTCGTGAGCAGGCCACACGCTGA
- a CDS encoding ABC transporter permease, with the protein MSLRVEQSLSQLLHEAFISLRTLGKRSVLALLGIVIGSSSVVALINIGHNAATDAAMIFKDMGTDILVVQFPPKGTSNVPMRTQLDLGSVRQAVPGIAHIGALSLFSGPIVFHGRTANANFVGSTSDVQAAMRLVVREGRLLSAFDASETYGVIGDQVAQALGAPGDPLKLGDRVRINDYLFLIVGILHNQPRAMLMPVQANESLFMPAEGMRRIFASPQINNVIIRAQPGQDMERVARDAAAALQPQLTEHNVDITVPQQMIDGMTRQSRTFAYLLLALGAISLIGGGVGVMNVMLMNVSQRRREIGIRMALGARQRDIRNLFLLEAVTLTAVGALCGAVLGMTAAWFYAWLSGWAFSLAVAALPLGVGSTLLVGLFFGIYPAVSASRLQPVEALRDE; encoded by the coding sequence ATGAGCCTGCGGGTCGAGCAGAGCCTGAGCCAACTGCTGCATGAAGCGTTCATCAGCCTGCGCACCCTGGGCAAACGCTCGGTGCTGGCCCTGCTGGGCATCGTGATCGGCAGTTCGTCGGTGGTGGCGCTGATCAATATCGGCCATAACGCCGCAACCGACGCCGCGATGATATTCAAGGACATGGGCACCGACATCCTGGTCGTTCAGTTCCCGCCCAAGGGCACCAGCAACGTCCCGATGCGTACCCAACTCGACTTGGGCTCGGTGCGCCAGGCCGTGCCAGGCATTGCCCATATCGGCGCGCTCAGCTTGTTCAGCGGGCCCATTGTGTTCCATGGCCGCACCGCCAATGCAAACTTCGTCGGCAGCACCTCGGATGTGCAGGCCGCCATGCGTCTGGTGGTGCGCGAGGGGCGATTGCTGTCAGCCTTCGATGCCAGCGAAACCTATGGAGTGATCGGCGACCAGGTCGCCCAGGCCCTCGGCGCACCCGGCGATCCGCTCAAGCTGGGTGATCGCGTGCGCATCAACGACTACCTGTTCCTGATCGTCGGCATCCTGCATAACCAGCCCCGGGCCATGCTGATGCCGGTGCAAGCCAATGAATCGCTGTTCATGCCTGCCGAAGGCATGCGGCGCATCTTCGCCAGCCCGCAGATCAACAACGTGATCATCCGCGCCCAGCCTGGGCAAGACATGGAACGCGTGGCCCGGGACGCCGCCGCTGCGCTGCAACCGCAACTGACCGAGCACAATGTCGACATCACGGTGCCCCAGCAGATGATCGACGGCATGACCCGCCAAAGCCGCACCTTCGCCTATCTGCTGCTGGCCCTCGGCGCGATTTCGCTGATAGGCGGCGGTGTCGGGGTGATGAATGTGATGCTGATGAACGTTTCGCAGCGTCGCCGCGAGATCGGCATCCGCATGGCCCTGGGCGCGCGCCAGCGGGATATCCGCAACCTGTTCCTGCTCGAAGCCGTCACCCTGACCGCCGTCGGCGCGCTGTGCGGCGCGGTATTGGGCATGACCGCCGCCTGGTTCTACGCGTGGCTGTCGGGCTGGGCCTTTTCCCTGGCGGTGGCCGCCCTGCCCCTGGGCGTCGGCAGCACGTTGCTGGTGGGTCTGTTCTTTGGCATCTACCCGGCGGTCTCGGCCTCACGCCTGCAACCGGTGGAGGCCCTGCGCGATGAATAG